A genomic window from Ruminiclostridium cellulolyticum H10 includes:
- the mreD gene encoding rod shape-determining protein MreD has protein sequence MRNKVILYAILIFIFVTAQVTLLNSITIFGVAPNLVIILIVSISLLKGKTDGAVVGFSAGLCMDAVIGVALGYHALVGMLLGLLLGNINKRLFKENILVMAFCTFLSTYIFESAILFTSYLMGLKVEFFTILKTVIFPESLVNCVLGVIVFLVIILLNRGFLENEEKNRY, from the coding sequence ATGAGAAACAAAGTAATTTTATATGCTATACTTATATTCATATTTGTAACTGCGCAGGTTACACTCTTGAATAGTATTACGATTTTCGGAGTAGCTCCCAATCTTGTAATTATTCTGATAGTGAGTATTTCATTGCTTAAAGGCAAGACGGATGGTGCGGTTGTTGGCTTTTCTGCTGGGTTGTGCATGGATGCTGTAATAGGTGTTGCCTTGGGGTATCATGCTCTTGTGGGTATGCTTCTGGGGCTTTTATTGGGTAATATAAACAAAAGGCTTTTCAAGGAAAATATACTTGTAATGGCATTTTGTACTTTTTTATCTACATATATTTTCGAGTCTGCGATTTTATTTACATCGTACTTAATGGGCCTGAAAGTTGAATTCTTTACAATCCTTAAAACTGTTATTTTTCCTGAATCACTAGTGAACTGTGTATTGGGTGTCATTGTATTTTTAGTTATTATATTGCTTAATAGGGGATTTTTGGAAAACGAAGAAAAGAACAGATATTGA